In Populus nigra chromosome 1, ddPopNigr1.1, whole genome shotgun sequence, one genomic interval encodes:
- the LOC133680762 gene encoding protein MEI2-like 4, producing the protein MPSEIMDSQGLPSSSFLSEDVSFPERQVGFWKSDPMPDQHAGKSAVLTPLEKPVAVDSVKSLEHPQLSQMHDHKMNHSFDKHAVGAERALSRSFTLLRPVDIDPGTRTSLNVQPASYFAEGCKVNAMATQHENSLFSSSLSELFSRKMSLSSANPLYGHSVDTIASHFEEEEHFESLEEIEAQTIGNLLPNDDDLFTGVTDRVENINHPSGGDDMEELDFFSSVGGMDLGDDGSVAQIDSEFPGGASNGQLGACNLSMAGEHPYGEHPSRTLFVRNINSNVEDSELRAVFEQYGDIRTLYTACKHRGFVMISYYDIRAAKNAMKALQNRPLKRRKLDIHYSIPKDNPSEKDFNQGTLVVSNLDSSVSNDELRQIFGVYGEIKEIRETPNRNHHKLVEFYDVRAAEAALCALNKSDIAGKRIKLEASYPRGLKRLSQQIPTELEQDDFGPFVQQISPSINLTTGFSGTITSSGMDNGPILGAPSAIQAPFFKSALHHGISSSVPNSLSSLMRVESAGNQTGFAELSHSPGQLKFDIQGAPNFHPHSLPEYDGLNSGVHCNSPGAMAANINPRPLERIDTRQLARMSSNGNPIEFSEGVFGSAQNGSCPLTGHHYIWGSSYHHQLPGMIWPSSPSFVNGISIAHPGPRLHGPPRAPSPMLNPVLPINNQHVGSAPAFNPSLWDRQRAYAGESPDTSGFHPGSLGSIRISNNSLQSMEFLSANMFPHGGGNRLELSMTPKNVGLQSQQQRSMVFPGRGQMIPIINTFDPPSERARSRRNEGSISQADKKQYELDIDRILRGEDNRTTLMIKNIPNKYTSKMLLAAIDEHHKGSYNFIYLPIDFKNKCNVGYAFINMIDPSQIIPFYQAFNGKKWEKFNSEKVALLAYARIQGKAALIAHFQNSSLMNEDKRCRPILFNTDGPNAGDQVPFPMGVNVRTRPGKPRNITHEENQQGSPSNLAGGEDSSNGDASSGSGKESD; encoded by the exons ATGCCATCTGAAATAATGGACTCACAGGGTTTGCcctcatcatcatttttatctGAGGATGTTTCTTTTCCAGAG AGGCAGGTAGGGTTTTGGAAGTCAGACCCGATGCCTGATCAACATG CTGGGAAATCAGCTGTTTTGACACCCCTAGAGAAACCTGTAGCTGTGGATTCGGTTAAATCGCTTGAACATCCTCAGCTTTCCCAAATGCATGACCATAAAATGAATCATAGCTTTGATAAGCATGCGGTGGGAGCAGAGAGAGCATTAAGTAGGTCCTTCACATTGTTGAGACCTGTGGACATTGATCCAGGTACAAGGACTAGTTTGAATGTACAGCCGGCATCTTATTTTGCAGAAGGTTGCAAAGTGAACGCAATGGCAACTCAGCATGAGAATAGTCTCTTCTCAAGCTCATTATCAGAATTATTTAGCAGAAAGA TGAGTTTATCTTCAGCCAATCCTCTATATGGCCATTCTGTTGATACTATTGCATCTCATTTTGAGGAAGAGGAACATTTTGAGTCCCTTGAAGAAATTGAGGCCCAAACCATTGGTAACCTTCTCCCTAATGATGATGACTTGTTTACTGGGGTGACCGATAGGGTAGAAAATATTAACCATCCCAGTGGTGGAGATGATATGGAGGAGTTGGACTTTTTCAGCAGTGTTGGAGGGATGGATTTGGGGGATGATGGTTCTGTGGCCCAGATTGATTCTGAATTTCCTGGAGGAGCTTCCAATGGTCAGCTGGGGGCATGCAATCTTTCAATGGCAGGAGAACACCCTTATGGTGAACACCCTTCTAGAACACTCTTTGTGAGAAATATAAATAGCAATGTTGAAGACTCTGAGTTAAGAGCTGTATTTGAG CAATATGGTGATATCCGTACACTTTATACGGCTTGCAAGCATCGTGGTTTTGTTATGATATCCTATTATGATATTAGAGCAGCCAAAAACGCAATGAAAGCACTACAGAATAGGCCATTGAAACGTAGGAAACTTGACATTCATTACTCAATTCCAAAG GACAACCCTTCAGAGAAAGATTTTAACCAGGGTACTCTTGTTGTATCCAACCTTGATTCTTCTGTTTCAAATGACGAACTTCGTCAGATCTTTGGTGTTTATGGAGAGATCAAGGAG ATTCGTGAAACCCCAAACAGAAATCATCACAAATTAGTTGAATTTTATGATGTGAGAGCTGCAGAGGCTGCTCTTTGTGCATTGAATAAGAGTGATATTGCTGGGAAGCGGATTAAGCTAGAGGCAAGCTATCCACGGGGTTTAAAACG TTTATCGCAACAGATTCCTACTGAGTTGGAACAAGATGATTTTGGGCCTTTTGTGCAGCAGATTAGCCCTTCCATTAACTTAACTACTGGATTCTCTG GAACAATTACATCCAGTGGCATGGATAATGGGCCTATTTTGGGTGCACCCTCTGCAATACAAGCTCCATTTTTTAAATCTGCATTGCATCATGGAATCTCTTCTAGTGTTCCTAACAGCTTGTCCTCACTTATGAGAGTTGAATCAGCTGGCAATCAAACTGGCTTTGCTGAGCTCAGTCACTCACCAGGTCAATTGAAATTTGATATTCAGGGCGCTCCAAATTTTCATCCTCATTCACTTCCAGAGTATGATGGTCTAAATAGTGGTGTTCACTGCAATTCTCCTGGAGCAATGGCTGCAAACATCAATCCAAGGCCACTTGAAAGAATTGATACCCGGCAGTTAGCCAGAATGAGCTCAAATGGAAATCCAATTGAGTTCAGTGAAGGAG TTTTTGGATCTGCTCAAAATGGAAGCTGCCCTCTAACTGGGCATCACTATATATGGGGTAGCTCCTATCATCACCAGCTTCCAGGCATGATTTGGCCAAGCTCGCCATCGTTTGTCAATGGAATTTCTATTGCTCATCCTGGACCACGGCTGCATGGACCTCCTAGAGCACCATCTCCTATGCTGAATCCAGTTTTACCCATCAATAACCAACATGTGGGATCAGCGCCAGCTTTTAATCCTTCTCTCTGGGATAGGCAACGTGCATATGCAGGGGAATCTCCTGACACATCTGGTTTCCATCCTGGCTCCCTTGGGAGCATAAGGATATCCAATAATTCGTTGCAGTCCATGGAATTTCTCTCTGCTAACATGTTTCCTCATGGTGGTGGAAACCGTCTGGAACTTTCAATGACCCCAAAAAATGTCGGGCTCCAATCCCAACAGCAGAGGTCCATGGTGTTTCCTGGCAGAGGCCAAATGATTCCCATTATTAATACATTTGATCCTCCTAGTGAACGTGCTAGAAGCCGTAGAAATGAGGGCAGCATTAGTCAGGCTGACAAGAAACAATATGAGCTTGACATTGATCGGATATTGCGAGGGGAAGACAACCGTACAACACTTATGATAAAGAATATTCCGAACAA GTATACTTCAAAAATGCTTCTGGCAGCAATTGATGAACACCATAAAGGGTCTTACAATTTCATTTACCTGCCAATTGATTTTAAG AACAAATGCAATGTTGGGTATGCATTTATCAACATGATTGATCCCAGTCAAATAATTCCATTCTATCAG GCATTTAATGGGAAGAAATGGGAGAAGTTCAATAGTGAAAAGGTAGCATTGCTTGCATATGCTCGCATACAAGGAAAAGCAGCTCTCATTGCACATTTCCAGAATTCAAGCTTGATGAACGAGGATAAGAGATGCAGACCCATTCTCTTCAATACTGATGGACCCAATGCAGGTGACCAG GTTCCCTTTCCAATGGGGGTTAATGTAAGAACTAGACCTGGGAAACCCCGAAACATCACCCACGAGGAGAATCAGCAAGGAAGCCCATCAAATCTGGCGGGTGGGGAGGATTCTTCAAATGGGGATGCTTCCTCAGGTTCTGGAAAGGAGTCTGATTAA